Proteins encoded by one window of Brevibacterium atlanticum:
- a CDS encoding winged helix-turn-helix transcriptional regulator produces the protein MRLPVRRAMEVCPVEVAVSAVGGTWKLTLIKHLLDGTRRFNELGRLVPLANTKTLTRQLRELEEDGLVRRVAYPEVPPRVEYSLTDLGRSLEPIVTAMNVWGKDFAANRAD, from the coding sequence ATGCGCTTGCCTGTGCGTCGTGCAATGGAGGTCTGCCCTGTCGAGGTCGCGGTCTCAGCGGTCGGCGGCACGTGGAAGCTCACCCTGATCAAACATCTCCTCGACGGGACGCGTCGATTCAACGAACTCGGCCGCCTGGTGCCTTTGGCGAATACGAAGACCCTCACCCGGCAGCTGCGCGAACTCGAGGAGGATGGCCTGGTTCGGCGAGTCGCCTATCCCGAGGTGCCGCCGAGGGTCGAGTACTCACTCACGGACCTGGGGCGCAGCCTCGAGCCGATCGTGACGGCAATGAACGTCTGGGGCAAGGACTTCGCGGCGAACCGGGCTGACTGA
- a CDS encoding NAD(P)H-dependent oxidoreductase: MSVLDSLTLGGNDGTMQGNDTLSTVLWLSAHPEPRSLNGSLRSVGITHLHDIGHTVLTSDLYAMGWDPVLRSRDGAHPAQTDGPTTEAADTDSVHSPNRFRVSADTRSAHIAGTQPHEITREQEKLRRADAVIVQFPLWWYGMPAILKGWFDRVFVSGFAFGTDPASGRRLRFEQGPFAGKRALVVTTLGDRPLAIGPRGKSGELRELLFGLLHGTFAYTGMSVLEPLAVPSADRIDDFDAVRDQLIERLDALFTEPAIAYRPQFTGDYTPEWELAPHVCPGEHGVRIHTAS; the protein is encoded by the coding sequence ATGTCCGTACTAGACAGTCTTACGCTAGGCGGCAACGATGGAACCATGCAAGGTAACGACACACTTTCGACAGTCCTCTGGCTCAGTGCGCATCCCGAACCGAGATCACTCAACGGAAGCCTGCGCAGCGTGGGAATCACCCACCTGCACGATATCGGGCACACCGTCCTGACATCCGATCTCTACGCCATGGGCTGGGATCCGGTCCTGCGCAGTCGCGATGGGGCTCATCCTGCGCAGACCGATGGACCGACCACCGAGGCGGCCGATACCGATTCCGTTCACTCACCCAACCGCTTCCGCGTCAGCGCCGACACCCGCAGCGCGCACATTGCCGGCACCCAACCGCACGAGATCACCCGCGAACAGGAGAAGCTTCGGCGCGCCGATGCCGTGATCGTTCAGTTCCCCTTGTGGTGGTACGGAATGCCCGCGATCCTCAAAGGCTGGTTCGATCGCGTCTTCGTCAGCGGCTTCGCGTTCGGCACCGACCCGGCCTCGGGGCGACGCCTCCGTTTCGAACAGGGACCGTTCGCAGGCAAGCGGGCTCTCGTCGTCACCACCCTCGGCGATCGTCCGCTGGCCATCGGGCCGCGTGGCAAGTCCGGTGAGCTGCGAGAGCTCCTCTTTGGCCTGCTCCACGGCACCTTCGCCTATACAGGCATGAGCGTACTCGAGCCCCTCGCCGTTCCCAGCGCCGACCGGATCGACGACTTCGACGCAGTCCGCGACCAGTTGATCGAGCGCCTCGATGCTCTCTTCACCGAACCGGCCATCGCCTACCGGCCGCAATTCACCGGGGACTACACGCCCGAATGGGAACTCGCGCCCCACGTGTGCCCCGGCGAACACGGAGTCCGCATCCACACCGCCAGCTGA